GCCCAGATACCCTGCCCGAGATAGACCCGGTGCGAAAAATTCTTGCCCGTGGCCAGCACCAGACGCTCCAGAGTGATGTATCCGGGATCCAGATTGAACAGGCGGCGGCCGTCTCTGGCGCGCTCGTTCTCCAGAGCGTTGGTGGCCAGCTTGATTTCGGGCAGGCCGTCCAGAGCCAGGGGACGGGAAAAAGACAGAATGCGCCGGGCGATGGGCTGCCCCATTTCCTTGTTGTAGTAGGCCGTCTGGGTGAAGGGAATGAGGGCGGATTCATAGTCGATGTCGCCCAGAAGAGCTTCGAGCCTTGGCCGCAGGCCACTCCAGAAGCCGCTCCAATCAACGCCCAGCACCGACAGAAACGGCCGGGCCGGAAGAGGCGCGCAAG
Above is a window of Desulfomicrobium orale DSM 12838 DNA encoding:
- a CDS encoding DUF4416 family protein, giving the protein MSVPCAPLPARPFLSVLGVDWSGFWSGLRPRLEALLGDIDYESALIPFTQTAYYNKEMGQPIARRILSFSRPLALDGLPEIKLATNALENERARDGRRLFNLDPGYITLERLVLATGKNFSHRVYLGQGIWADLTLIFHKGDWFDLPWTFPDYATPEIKEHLTRIRDMYKHDLKHAKDAPCPKA